The Engraulis encrasicolus isolate BLACKSEA-1 chromosome 24, IST_EnEncr_1.0, whole genome shotgun sequence DNA window tcacggacagtaggcctacagagttctatattgacaccatggagagcaaaagagaacatgtcttgagatcggtgttgggattcctacagggacagagtatttggaccatacagtctatgatttgcaaaggaattggatggataggcgatttgatgaacctaattcgcagagtgctctcgagaggcaactggtgggtaagtcatgtttagcttactacttgtaatggcaccgccgagtgcctcgatgttcaatgcggttatggcaaattatgttgtcgtaaagttactgaggtgcttttgttgtgcgcagcgtatcccactgtcggttgtagagaagagaggtgagagctggtgttttatgtgctgtaatcaaggacgtcttatttatctgttgttgtggtcaatgcgggataaagtcattcgtggcagatggactgacgctagctgacgttagctggcccgctcaatgtttcgatggtttcctcagtattgcgcaatatttcctggctgtcatcacggataacaggtcgcgtgtgacaacaagcagggatagagaaagacagcgcatttgttgttgtttaagttattattctcttctgtcgtgcagagggctgggctgatgggatggactacgtggaaactcttactattttgtgacgcttgtctgttaggctacaaaaggtctccggttttgtggtgatggacttgcactggaatggttggtagccgatatctgagagcatatgcaacctgtcccttctctagaactatagtgaccccttgcatcgtgcacatctcaaaacagtttgggattttttgtggagcaaactgtgtcccttttacttacacgtttcacttgctgcaaacctcatcatggcctattaaatagagctaggcaagaactgaaatccatgcctatcgacacctcttattatgctgacgtcacctgcgctattccagagatttttttaggaactctctctggctatttttttaaactctctctggctattctgtattgtgcctccctaatcaacatttccacccaccgctactgggctggcataggctacttttgataagaattataggcatccggttaaatctgccaggatggatagcccatctgagtgtttttgggtgtgttattatttttgagaatagctgtgtaaatcaaggggaaataatgagtacgtctattctaagataaagtccacgaaaatagacttaatatggccgttaaacactgcaggaatgtTAAGAACGAAcattatttttcgttccgaaccggttcaggaacgatatttttgtgggggaacgattgcaagaacgaaaacgttaacCTGAAATTTGCCTGAAcagttcggaacggaacgtttgaaaaataatttcgttttcaagccctgccagtagcatacatacagtacatgccggTACAtcaatacagaatacacaagacattacacttaTAATTTCACATATATTAATAACCAGAGTTGTAaatagtagaagtagaagtactcttacaacagatgtaataacaacactcgtggtatgatattacaaagttcaaACCATGtaatcataccactagtgttgtaacaacattgtaagagtacttctactttatacaactctgatatgaaccatatagcacacacacacatacctgcttGGCAGCCTGCTGGGAGATCCAGGCCAGCTCGCTCTGCAGCATCCCAGTGACGACGTTGACGGAGAAGGCCTGCGCCCCCTCGTCCTCCACCTGCCTGCTCGTCAGGCTCATCTTGACGGCCGGCCCCGTCACCGAGAGgatcttctccagcagctgcACCAGCGTCTCGTCCAGCTGAACGTTTGAACGTTGATTTATTTAAATAAGGACAGCATAATATTAATatcaaaatgcaaatgcaaaatatacaaaattatagccataaggctaatttccatcttttgtcccttaaacaggtttgatgttcccttaaaaataaataaatacaagtaTTGTACATTTATATTATAAAAATCCACAAGTGTGAGATATTGCACACATTTTAAAACAAATAATATgaaaataaagttaaaaagaaCAACTAACATGTAAAGAGTTATTTTGACATTGCTGATTATCCAGTGGCCATGATTTTAAAAGTTAACCAAATTAATTTAATGTTGGCGATTCTCTAATTGTGCACCTGCGTGTTCCTGCCCAGGCTGGAGGTCATGACATCGGCCGCCGTGCTGAGAGACGCCAGCAGCAGCTGGAGTTGGAGGGCGGGAGGAGAGCTGGCCGAGCACGCAGAAGAGGTGGCCGTCACAGTCACCGTCACAGTCGCAGCACTTGTcacctaggggtgggcgatatggcacaAATGTCatatcactattttttttttccttccatcaaaaaagtaaaacagcaaaaaacaaaaaagtttatATATAACAAAGCATTTTATATACTTGCCATTTGTAATTAACAATTAATACAAATGTAAAAACACAGATGATACTCTGATAAAGTACACAATTGTAAAACAATACTCAATTTTACGATTCGTCATATAGCCCAcccctggccctaccgtggccgaacggtagggcactcgtctactatgcggccgacccgggttcgattcccggcccgggtcctttgccagccctatcccatctctctcccccaactcgcttcctgtcaccatcttcactatactggtcataaataaagtcaaaaagaccaaaaaatatctttaaaaaatagCCCACCCCTATTGTTACCTCTTCGCTTTTGACCAGGAGGAACGTGGTAAACTGCTCCAGGTTGAGCCGCATGCTGCTCTTACGCTCGACGATCAGCTCCAGGAGGCGCTGGAGGAAACGGCACGCGGCCTGCAGGACGAGGTGCCAGTCAGCGCGGCTGAGGTTCGCAAACAGGCCCTTCTCGGCCCAGGAGAAGACAGAGGTCATGAAGCCCTCCAGAAGCTTACTGCCGCGAGCGATCTTCAGGGCGTACTGGGCGTTGCTGCCCGTCAGCAGAGACGTCAGGAGCCCGTAGGTGTCGGTAAGGAAGGCCGTCCTGACGGGAGCCTCAACGTCGCGGCAGGGCTGCGTGCACGTCGCCATCATGAACGTCGTCAGGAAGAGATCCGAGTAGTCTTTCAAGGACATGGCGTCCGCGTTTAGCGAACCGCCAACCTTCAGCAAGCGTAGGATGTCTGTGACCTGTTCCGCAGGCAGGTCTACCAGAGATCCCGACACGACCGTCGTCAAGATCTCCTGCACGGCCGATTCCATCTTCTTCACAGTGCTCGCGTCCACATCTCCGTCGCATGCTGCTTCGTCCGTCCCCGTTTCCATGTCACACACTTTACCGCTTGACTCGTCTCCGGGTTTCAACAGAGAAGGGCAGATGCTCCCTGCGCCTTGGGCGTTTAAGATCTGAGAGAGACGACGTATGATGCTCTGTAAAACGGCAGAGTAGAGACAAGGCAACTCGACGAGGAGTGCACTGTGCAACAGCTGGTTTGAAATGGCCGTGACAGTCAGCCCACTCTTGCTCTCCTTCTGCTCATCGTCGTTGCCCAGCACTGACGTCAAGAGCAGCTCCGATAGGTGGGTCACATCCTCTTCCGTGAGGAAGGGTGCAATCATGGGCAGGTTGGTGGCCACCACATACCAGTGAGCGACAGGGAAGCTATCAACGTCTATACTGCTAATCTGAAGATCCCACGTTTGACCGAGCAAGCTAGTAGACGAAGTGTGGCCCCTCCCCACTACAAACTTGGCTGCTTTGCGGAGAACTTCCATGCTGCCGACATCTGAGGATGATGAGGCGTTAATCAGAAGGATTTTCTTCATCTTCTGAAGGGCCAGGAGCTTCAGCAAAACCTGTCCCGTCGAGTTGAAGTTCACCAGGGCAGCAGGATCGCAATCCTTCGCCAGCGCTTCGGAGAGGAGCTGGCTGCCTTTGTCTTCGACCTCGCCCTCGGGCTCAGGCTCGTCTCCTGACAGGGAGTACTTGCTGCAATGCATCTGGAAAAGACTGTCCACCTCGACCCAGGTGTACGTGAGGAGGAGGCTGGACTCTCTGACGTCTTGACACcaagcgctgctgctgctgctgcatgacgGCGGAAGGGAGTTAACCCACACCAGCACGGGCTTTAGCACAGTAAACATCTCCAGCATAAACGTCTGCATCTGCCTGACGTTTGGCACGGGCGTGGCGTGATCCAGAGTCTTCAGGCTGAAGAGCACGGAATGCAAGAGCACGGAAAGCGAGAGCAGCTTGCGAGTGGCTTCCGCATTCTGCTCTTGAGCGTCTGGCAGCAAGTCGCTCTGTATTCTACGCAGGATGAGCTCACAGAGCGCTAAGCTCTGGCTGAACGGGGCTTCCTGTACGCAGATGGCGAGGGTATCACCCACGTGCTTGGACAGCAGCGGCTGCCTCGGTTTCTCGTCTGTGGCGGCCGCCGGACGGCAAACCACCACACCCAGCAGCTCCTCGAAGAGCCTGGGCAGCTGCCGCAGCTTGGCGTAGGTGGTGAGGGTGGAGGAGACCAGCGCGTCCCGTGCCTTTTGGACCCTGGGCTCTGTGTGGCCGTAATCCACCCACACGGACGCGATCAGCTGGTCCAGGTCGGGCTCCAGGATCATGTGGTTGAGTGCCAGGAGGGTTCTCAGGCAGCGGTGCCACGCGGGCGAGGCCGTCTGAGCGTGGGCAAACAGCAGCTGGGCCAGCTGGCGGTAAAACTTGAGCTGCACGTCTCCGTGCTGAATGCGGTCGGCGGCCACGTTGTAAACGTCCGCGTTCGCGCAGCCGCCGAGCAAGTTCTCCAGGGCGAGCAGAGCGAGGCTCCAGTTCTCCGCTTTGAATGAGTCGCCGGGCGTCACGTCTTCGGTAAAGTCCAGAGCGCGTGCAAACTTGGTCATGAGGTGAAAACAGAGCAGCTTGTTCTGGCCCCCTTTGCAGAAGGCGTCCAGCGCAAACCTGAAGAGCAGGGGGAGCGAGGCGGAGACCACCACGTACAACACCGCTGGCTCACAGCCACAGGACCCGGGGACGCACAGCTTCTCCACGATTGTGCCGACGGGGGAAGCGAAGACCTTTCCTCCGCGTCCCTTCCTGCCGCCTCCTGGAGCTGCCGCATCCTCACCGGGTAACGGCGACGTCAGCAGCTCGTCCTTGTACGACTGCAAGTTGTCCGGTGAAAACAGCGCCGCCTGCAGCGCGGCGTCCACTTTGCCGCGGATCTCCTTGGCGacgtgctgctgctgcctgtgccGCAGCTGtccgtcctccctctcctccggCGCCGACGCCACTCCGGACGACAGCAGGTGCCTCAGCACCAGCAGCGGCTGCAGCAGGTGGGACGTGACCTGGGTGAAGACGCGGTTGGTGTTGGTCTGCTGCCTCTGGACGCTCAGGTACGTGGTCAGCGTGAGCAGCAGGGTCTCCAGCTCCCGGGTGGACAGGGCCTCCGCgccgggctgctgctgctgctgctgctggctgaggCGAGAGCAAGCTAGGCGGCTGAGTCTGGCCAAGAGCTCGGCCAGCAGCTCGTACTTGGCGGTGTAGGTGACGGAGAGCACCGGCGAGGACAGGATGCCGCTCAGAACGCTGAGGACGGTGGCCAGCGAGGGCGATGAATGCTGGCCGCCCGAGCAGTGATCAAGAATGCGGTCATTGATGACCTGTATGGATaagaggtggggggtggaggaagacaaaaagatagGTAAGGAAAACTGAAACGGCAAATGTCTGAACTTTGTGTTTATTCATCTTGGCTCCCAAGATGACCCACTTCAACAAAAATCTAGCGTCAGCATTAGTTGTGGCCAGGCCTGATTCAAGCATTCTAAATGtctctgggtgcgttccaatatgcgaccttgcgtcctccacttgtgcttgtggcctcaccccgcctcctggcccctcctccgtggagaaaacaataaagtttcccagctgtcagcctagccacaacaacttttgggggactgtttttcattcaccatcccaattgcaaatgagaaaatgactttacaattgagcttttgcaagatattgaaatataatattgTTGTCAGTGAAGTCATATTACtccctggtacgaggccacaagcacaagtggaggaagcaagattgcatattggaatgcaccctctgtcTGTTCCCAATGCTGGCTGCTTGCTTATTCCCAACACACCCCCTCCCTAGCTCCACCTTATGCTGTGTATAGCATGGCCCATCATggttgtcatgttgcctgctatGTTCATGTTAACTTTTCGATGAGCATTCCCAATGCTACTGCTGTCTCCTGACTGCCTGCTTTTTCATGGTGCTCACGTAATACCAAGGGAAACCTCAGGGGAACAGAGCCATACTGCCAACTTTAATTCATAACTAACTCAATAAAGTAATTGTATTCAAAATGtcatgtcttgtgtttcttgactttaACGGCCCTGACAGAACTAAAATTAGGCTTGCAAGGCTGTAGTGTGTGCTGCTCCTGGTAAACATCACAGTTTTAGAGTTCCTGCGACCGGCCGCACAAACAACTCAATGTCAGACTTGATTAACTTAACAAGAAAAGTATGGGTATTTAGAAGAAGAGCCTtttagaaaaagaaaatgaaaatgtaaGTCAGTAAGCCTGGCATGATGGCAAGGTCAaagtcaaaagtgtgtgtgtgtgtggggggggggtgttcgtcGCTGAACTGAACTGACAATGGAAGTTCATTAGTCCTTCATTGGGCCTTAGTTCATTAGTGACTTTCTAAAAAAAACTGTGGTAGCTAAGTTGTCAATCATCCATCTCATTGGTATAAATATTTCCTAGTTATATTATGAATAAGAAATTGTTTTCTAAGATTTTCTATATGACTACATGacgttttatttttttacaatttgATCCTCGTCTTACCCCACCTCCTGAGGAGCAAACAGGGTCATGATTGTCAAATTCCCTCTTAACCCATCTATTTTAgtgacttaacatgaaaaacacaGAATGGAACAGAAGTGTAAGTGTGAGGCTGGGAATTATGCTGTAAAACTATACGACTTGAGTAAGTGCAGTCATAAAAAGTTGCTGAGTCACTGTGTGTGCATCGTTCAAGGTTATTCACCATCCATGCCCCATACCTGAGCCGTTGTTATTCTCAAGCTGATAGTTTTTCCCAGACTCAGGACACTCTGAAGCTTTTTGCTGTGGATGACATCATCAAAGTAGACCCACAAGCCTTCCGCCACCTCCTGAGACAAATCAATCTTCTTGCTGTGGAAGAGGGTGAGAGCATGGCTGGTCCAGTCGAATAAAACCtgtggggagaggaagaggaggagcaagaggaggaggacattATATTACGAACCAGCGACAGGACAAGCAAAACACCTGGAAACTGATACTGAGCATGTAATAACAAACACAGTGGTCTGTCTGGAATGGAAACTAAACACCATTGCCATTAAAGACATGAAATATGTATAACACCCCCTCCCCAATGCACAGTCTAGgcaagtggttcccaacctatgggtcgggacccaacttatgggtggccaaagatccacagggggtcgcggagccctcttgattttaaggggtttcatttgaaatatatatagcccatgatgAATAgcctaaatgacaaagcatttaactaataaatgcatagaagcagcaaattgtaagtgctacattaaacatgtgttctatatttgaccaaagacgaattgaggaataaaataactaaaattagttttcccaggaaacagagggcatcttgtgactccgtctcgtgcgggcgctcgcgtggttgggtcaccaaagcttgcaatagtaaaaacatgggtcccttaagaaaaaggttgggaaccactggtctaggctgACTGCAGTTTCACCTTATCAATACTCACAATGGtgacaaaaaaacatctttgtATCCAAATTCTCTTTACATTCCAGCAAACCTCCTCAACAGGACATTTACGTTGTTTTACAACTATTTGTTTTTCAAAGTGCATAAGCCTTCTTACTTACTTGTTCCTTATTTGGAAGGACACACTGTGGGGAGATCCAAGCGAATCTGGCGAGTTTCAGTTTATCTGTCCAGGGTGTCTGAGGACTCTTGAGTTTCAGGTGAATGCCAGAATAAATGGCAGCCATCCTTCAAAGCAGCCAACTTAAAGGACAGACATACATCGACACAGACAAAAACGTTAGTAAATATAATTCTAAAATGTACTATTATAATGCCAGTTTTCATTCATTACATAGCATCGGTTTGGCCAAGTCACCttgccaagggagcagtgcagcgggacggtaccatgctcacagtacctcagtcgtggaggaggattggggggttaattactcccctggtgggtcgggagtcgaaccgacaacctttgtgctgcaagtctgacaccctaaccgctttccAATGACTGAACAGACATCCATGAAATATATAAGGTATGCCAGTTGAAACATCAATCAATCAGATTGCTCTTCCTTTCCTTCAGATAACTAAGTACAGAACAAGTGTGTCATTGCTTTggaacacagcacacaagttccTAAGAGAGGTTAAAAAAACAAACTGGGTCTGAATCCTCAgaagatttgaaatatctaagATAGGACGGAAAGGACGGACTATTGTGACACGTGAAAGTTTAGGCATGTCTAGCCCCATGTACCAGGAGGAAGAACCCAATGGTTCAAACAACATAATGAGTGAAAACATGTGAATTTGAATTAAATTTCAGGTTGAGatgttgtaacacacacacacacacacacacacacacacacacacacacacacacacacacacacacacacacacacacacacacacacacacacacacacacacacacacacacacacacacacacacacacacacacacacacacacacacacacacactccttccagTAGAGGGAGACATTTCACAATTAATTCTAGTGTACTGCCCATCCTCATTGTagcaaaataattaaaaaataataataaaggtgCGTGTGGCTAACCCAGACCAGGGAATGAACTGAAACCCCTGAACAAATTTTGGCTGGCTTCTGGCTGATCATCACCACATGTTGACCAGTAATGTGGGAAGTTAGCCTTTTCTGAACAGATTATACCACTTTTACATTGTGTGTCTGCTCTGAGCAACTAAAGAACGGCAAGGTCTTTTCAGGCTTGAGCAAGGGTCATTTATTCAGGAAGCGAGTCCACTCAATGGCTAAACCAATCTAACATCTCAAGATCTGGAAGCCCAAACAAAGTTCACCAGAATGTAAGACCCGTTCACCAaggtaaggggatggagactcccaactgagatcgctcccggacgtgcggtcccaggtgtttctatcactcccggacgtgcggtcccacccgattatatttcacgtattatcatatactgccacatacaagcaatttagggttagggttagggttagggttaggtttagggttagggttaggtttagggttagggttaggtttagggttaaggttagggttagaaacaaaaaactaacatcaacaagataactggctccgtcatatggcggtggtaccgatagtctggctagtgggagcgagatgaaatgggagcgtcctgagttgggagcgtcaatcagggaatccttCACCAACATCAACAAGTTCGAGAGCTCCCACGTTGGGAGGCATATGGCTTACAACGACAGCCGTTTACAGATGATCAAGTCGGATAGAGCCAAAAACGTAGCTTTTTATTGTCATCGAATGTATATGAATGTATCTAAGACAGCAGCTATCCATTGTCAGTTATTAAACATAACGAAAATGTTTTACCTTCGCAAACATGTGACAAATCTGTGTAGAGACGCTTCAACTTCAACCTCTGACCTTTGCTCTTAAGCCCAGACAAATGTAAAAGATTGCATATTACATCGATTGAACTGCGGTCCTTAGTTGTTGTTCTTATTCTCGATTGTTGTTCTCAAAGAATATGTgaggttgtttttgttttaagtTATACAGTAAGTCAGTCAGGGAAGGATTATTATGTTTACGGAGTCTTTATAATATTATTCAGCTTTCTGGTAGCAGGTACTATGCACTGGAAATTGCAGTCATTCATTGGTCGAGACTCGAGCGTGATGAATCCTAAATtaagatgtgctgctgctgaaattATGCATTTGTAATTCATTAAAGATAACGACACGTGATTGACACAATAGCAACTTGCCTTAATGAAATTTAACATTAACATTGCTTCAAGAATCAACGACAACGAGTTAAATGTCGCTGTGCGTTGGTTTACACCGCTGAAAGAAAATGGATTGATTGAACATGCCTGGAAAAGTTAAATTATATGATCAGCCGACGGAAGACAGAGGTCTAGCTAGTCAAGGCTGGGTCTGCCAACATACTTTGGTGCCACAGAAGGGTGACCTTCAGTTTATCGATGTTTTTTGTCTTTAGCAACTATGCTGGATCTCTGTCATTTGTCTTGTTGAGAGCACCGGGGGATTAGAGCTAGTTGCTATGTTCAAGTCATCTTGACTATCAGTGGACAGATTGTTGTGACAGGGCGTTTGTAACGACCGATTTGAGATAGGACACTACAACCCTTTTTCGGCGTGCCTGTCACAGACAGATAATGAGAATAACTGTTAATAGAGTGTGGGGGAGGTATCTTTAAATACTCTTCAAATTAGGTTGTTGTTATGTTGCTGTGGCGAAGAAACCGATTGCTTGGTAACTTTCTTATGCTCTGCTAGCTCACTTCAAGTCTGTTGTTTTTAGCACTTATGTGGACGAATGTGGAGTTATCAATATGTTTGCCTgtagtttgtttgtttctgtcagcTCCTCCTAAACGTCTTTGGCAACATGTTCAGAGAGATAACACTTTGAATTGAGTTTGTATGAAGTCGGCCACCTGACACTAAACGTTTGTCAAACACTCAGGATGAGAGGAGTCGCGTTTGCGTCGTCAAGATGCTCCACCGTGAATCTACTGAAACGCTGGACCGCAAACTACTGTCAAAATCGGACCTACTGCGTGAAAAGGTCCGTTCTGAATGGACCACGGAAGAGAAGAGATTACAGAACAGAGAATGTGTCTCGTCCAGTGCCAGTGTATTATTTGCAGCCACTGGTCACGTCTCCATTGCCCCCTGTTCGACTTGGAAGACTTTCAGGCCACCAGCCACTGAGGACAGTGTCGACGTGTAAGGTGAACTTTTTCAGCACCTCCACTGATTCAAGACCAACCACACAAGATGGAATAGAAACTAAAGACGAGAAAACCCAACTTGGCAAGAGTCTCGTGCCAGTACCTTTTGAGGATGTCAGAAGACTTCTGCACTTGGCGCATCCAGAGCGATGGCGTTTGACAGGTCAGTAAGTTATAGATCAAGTTAAGCAAGGATTGTATGCTCATGTCTTGGTTTGCTTGAATATAGCAAAATATTATTTAATGTTTAGTAGTGAAGTTGAAACAAAAGCAAACTTTCTATTTGTGAAGGGTTTATCACTAACCACATCTGccaatggtttgtgtgtgtaagttatgTTTTGTGAGAGTGTGCTTGTTTGctgtttgggaaaaaaaacaacaacgaaaAAAGCAAAAGCATTCAAATATCCTTCTGAAAATTGGTACTGATCTTTCTGCACTgctttggcagaggtctgcactttgTGAGTTCTCTTCTTTGGGACGTTTCATTTGCCTGATGGCACATTTACATGACTACTGTTGTGCACAAATGTGCCTTTTCGATTTCGATAGTAGCCTAGTCT harbors:
- the urb2 gene encoding unhealthy ribosome biogenesis protein 2 homolog — protein: MAAIYSGIHLKLKSPQTPWTDKLKLARFAWISPQCVLPNKEQVLFDWTSHALTLFHSKKIDLSQEVAEGLWVYFDDVIHSKKLQSVLSLGKTISLRITTAQVINDRILDHCSGGQHSSPSLATVLSVLSGILSSPVLSVTYTAKYELLAELLARLSRLACSRLSQQQQQQQPGAEALSTRELETLLLTLTTYLSVQRQQTNTNRVFTQVTSHLLQPLLVLRHLLSSGVASAPEEREDGQLRHRQQQHVAKEIRGKVDAALQAALFSPDNLQSYKDELLTSPLPGEDAAAPGGGRKGRGGKVFASPVGTIVEKLCVPGSCGCEPAVLYVVVSASLPLLFRFALDAFCKGGQNKLLCFHLMTKFARALDFTEDVTPGDSFKAENWSLALLALENLLGGCANADVYNVAADRIQHGDVQLKFYRQLAQLLFAHAQTASPAWHRCLRTLLALNHMILEPDLDQLIASVWVDYGHTEPRVQKARDALVSSTLTTYAKLRQLPRLFEELLGVVVCRPAAATDEKPRQPLLSKHVGDTLAICVQEAPFSQSLALCELILRRIQSDLLPDAQEQNAEATRKLLSLSVLLHSVLFSLKTLDHATPVPNVRQMQTFMLEMFTVLKPVLVWVNSLPPSCSSSSSAWCQDVRESSLLLTYTWVEVDSLFQMHCSKYSLSGDEPEPEGEVEDKGSQLLSEALAKDCDPAALVNFNSTGQVLLKLLALQKMKKILLINASSSSDVGSMEVLRKAAKFVVGRGHTSSTSLLGQTWDLQISSIDVDSFPVAHWYVVATNLPMIAPFLTEEDVTHLSELLLTSVLGNDDEQKESKSGLTVTAISNQLLHSALLVELPCLYSAVLQSIIRRLSQILNAQGAGSICPSLLKPGDESSGKVCDMETGTDEAACDGDVDASTVKKMESAVQEILTTVVSGSLVDLPAEQVTDILRLLKVGGSLNADAMSLKDYSDLFLTTFMMATCTQPCRDVEAPVRTAFLTDTYGLLTSLLTGSNAQYALKIARGSKLLEGFMTSVFSWAEKGLFANLSRADWHLVLQAACRFLQRLLELIVERKSSMRLNLEQFTTFLLVKSEEVTSAATVTVTVTATSSACSASSPPALQLQLLLASLSTAADVMTSSLGRNTQLDETLVQLLEKILSVTGPAVKMSLTSRQVEDEGAQAFSVNVVTGMLQSELAWISQQAAKQQQEVEEEEGQKMAEGIHTPQLRHGELYQSCGQQILRELFSAPCSMELLRSALHFLLVYHTAMVQVKDLGLGELFVDVSHNVHKLLSADWLSQAELQELLNPVSHLIGQLVSESTPEQFHTLLLLLRECLDGAYITQGRHRELSSGVTIARLVSTCELPESCSKMFWLTAPQIISTLVSIVRDCGKDASLITCVAIPVLQALSVLLRQGEGLLSNPHHVILGLEATQFIPLDHLPIQSYHAAFEAIHEVLFAIIQCHSQVMLRSAPAFLNSFYRLVASIMVEGKQRADVDKVFLERDGRELLKCAQLVERMYSHIAATAEGFTILSSFMVAQYVTQLQKGTLMPEIKSHLTEGIYSILDMCTESDIKFLKTTLPPGLREVFSELYGSFQHYHKAQRQGEDKYTV